From Algihabitans albus:
TCAGCCGGCAGCAAGGCCTTCAGCAGCGCCGTCCAGCGCGTGCGAACGGGGCCGACCTGGGCGCGCAGCACGACTCCCCCGAGGCCTCTCGGATCGATTGCGAAAACCGCCGCCGCCAGCCCGGCGGTCCGCCAGGCCCGCAGTCCGGGAGGCGGATCTTCGGACGGAGGAGCGACGGCCGAGTCAGGCATAACGGAGTCAGGCAGCGAAGACCTCCCCCAAGGCCCGCTCCACCCTCACTCCGGAACCGGCCTCGTCCAGAGGATCACGGCGCAGGCGGTGGCGAAGCGCGGAGGGCGCGATACGTCGCAAATGATCGTCCGAAACGGCCGCCTTGCCCTCCAGAGCAGCCAACGCCCGCGCTGCCCGCACCAGGGTAAGTTCGCCCCGCAAGCCGTCTGTTCCGAGCGACACGCAGAGCGTCGCCGCCCGGCGATAGGCCGCCTCCGACACCTCGACGCCCTTCAGCTTCTTGCGCGCCGAGAGGAGACGGCGGCGCAGTTTGTCGCTGTCCTTCGCCCAGACTTCGCAGAAGGCGGCGGGATCGCGCTCGAAGTTGTCGCGACGGCGAACGACCTCGATCCGCGTGTCCAGGTCCTCCGGGGTGGTGACTTCGACGGAGAGACCGAAGCGGTCGAGCAGCTGCGGGCGCAGTTCGCCTTCTTCGGGGTTCCCCGAGCCGATCAGCACGAAGCGGGCCGGATGCCGAACCGACAGGCCTTCCCGCTCGACCAGATTCTCGCCGGAGGCCGCAACATCCAGCAGGAGATCGACGATGTGGTCTTCCAGGAGATTGACCTCGTCGATATAGAGAAAGCCCCGGTTGGCCCGCGCCAGCAAACCGGGCTCGAAGGCCTTCTCGCCGTGGGTCAAGGCCCGTTCCAGGTTGAGCGCGCCGACCACGCGATCTTCAGTGACGCCGAGAGGCAGATCGACGACAGGGACCGGCACCTTGGCCACCTTCGGCTTGAGGTGCTCATGACCGTGCGCCGGGTCCGCAGGCTCGCACACGGGGCAAAGCCCCTGCGGCGTTGCCGGGTCGCAGCCATAGGGACAGCCGAGTATCACCTGCTGCTCCGGCAGGAGGGCCGCCAGCGCCCTGATCGTCGTCGACTTGCCGGTTCCCCGGTCGCCGAACACCAGAACGCCGCCGATACCGGGGTCGACGGCGGAAATCAGCAAGGCCTGCCGCATCTCCTCCTGCCCGACGATCGCCGGAAAGGGGAAAGCGAGCCGCTTCGCCGCAGAACTCATGCGTCGGGCTCCCCGGTTGTCGGCCAACTGCCCATGCTGTTTTCCCTGCCCCGTCTCTCGATCATCGGCACAACCGCAAACCTATACTTTCTGCCTTTGCTTACCAACCTCACGTTCTCGAGGCCGCGACGGCCCAGAATCGAACTGGCGACAGGAAGTGCTTCAGACCCGCAGTTTCCGGCGGATGTAGTCCTCCAGGCAGCGCACGGCATCGGAGGTCGCGTTGGGCGCACGGTAGAGAATGAGTTCGACGCTCGGCAGGTTGGGCAGGCCTTCGGCACGTCCGACCTCCCGGACGTCGGCCGTGACGGTGCTGCGCGCGACAACGGAGACGGCGAGACCGGACATGACGGCGGCGTAGAGGCCGCCGATGCTCGCGCTCTCGCAGACGACCTTCCACTGCCGCCCCGACCTCTCGAGCGCGTCGAGCGCCATGGTCCGATAGAGGTTTCCCGCCGGTAACATCGCCAGAGGCAGGGGACTGCGGGCGGTGGCGTCGAGGCCCAGGCCGGAGATCCAGACGAGTTGCTCGTCGCGCACCCGGCTGCCGCCCGCCATCGAGGGTTGGCGTGTGACCAGCGCGATATCGATCTCGCCGCGCCCCAGGTCGTCGAGCAGGACGTGACTGAGGCGGCAGCGCAGCTCGATCTGCACTTCGGGAAAGGCCCGGCCGAACTCTCCGAGCACCGAGGGAAGAAGGTAGGCGGCATAGAGGTCCGGCGTGCCCAGGCGGACGGTGCCGACCACCGGCGGCCGGTCCAGGCGTGCCTTCATCTCGTCCTGCATGCGCAGAATGCCCCGCGCATAGCCGAGCGCCACTTCGCCGGTCGCCGTGAGCATCAGGCGGCGGCCCTGCCGCTCGAAGAGTTTGCAGGCGAGGTGTCCCTCCAGCTTCCGCAGATGCTGACTGACCGCCGACTGGGTCAGGGAAAGCTGCCGTGCCGCCGCCGTCGCCCCCCCATGATCGACCACGGCGATCAGCGTGCGCAGCAGGACCGGATCGACATCGTAACGCATCACATAACAGTTCCTAATGAAATACAGTTCGAAACATCATTTCCGCTTCTGTATCCATTCGACTAGCGTTTTCTGCCTCGGCGCGCGCAATCGGACGTGAGTGAACCAGATGTCTCAACCCCAATCGGCCTCCGATCGAACAGGCGGACGCAGTGCCTGGGTCCGCAGCGATATCGCCTTGGACCGCGTGACGCTTCCCGTCGACGCCAAGGTTCGCGAGGAGATGCTGGCCGTCGTCGCGCATCTCCGGCACCGTCCGCTGCCGACGATCCTGCTCTCGCCGTCGGTTTTCGAGCTGCCGGCCAGTCGCCGCCTTGCCGCGGAGATCCAGCGCCTGCTGGACGGGGGGCCGCGCTTCTGTCTGGTCGACCGGCTGCCGGTCGAGGAGATGACCTCCGACGAAGCCAAGGCCTGCTATTGGCTGCTGTCCTCGCTGGTCTGCCGGCCGGTCGCCCAGAAGCTCGACGGCACCATGATCTACGACGTCCGGGATACGGGCCTGAAGGCGGATCCCGGCTCCGGTGTCCGGCCGGACAAGACCAACATCGACCTGACCTTCCACAACGATAACGCCTACAACGCGCGAATGCCGGAGGTGGTCGGACTGCTCTGCCTGAAGACCGCACGCAGCGGCGGCCGCAGCCGGGTGATGAGCTTCCAGACCGCGCACCGGGCGCTGCTCGAGCGCGCACCTCAGGTCGTGCCGCGCCTCTACGAACCCTTCTGGTTCGACCGGCAGCGCGAACACCGTGATGACGAGGATCCGACTTTCGCCGCGCCGATCTTCGTGGATGCGGCGGGAGAAGTTCAGGCCAGGCTGGGTCTGCATCAGGTCCGCAACGCCTATGCCATGCGCGGCGAGGAATTGGATTCGGAGGGGCGGCAGGCCATCGACGCCCTTCAGCAGGTCTTCGCGGATCCCGACCTGCAGTTCGACTTCGCCATGGAGGCGGGCCAGGTGCAGTTCGTCCACAACCTGACCGTCGGTCACAGCCGTACCCAGTTCGAAGATTTCGAAGCGCCGGAGCGCCGCCGGCATCTCGTCAGGCTCTGGCTCCGCGACAGCGGAGACAGGTCCTACCCCGGGTGAGAGCGAGTATGACGGTGGTGCCGCGCGAAGCGACCGGCCAGGCCGACTCCGGCCTGCTCACGATCCAAGGTGTGTCGAAGCACTTCGGGGGCGTGACCGCCGTCGACAACTGCTCGCTCTCCATCGAAGCCGGAACGATTACGGCCATCATCGGACCGAACGGGGCCGGCAAGTCGACCCTGATGAACCTGATCGGCGGCCTTTACAGGCCGGACAGCGGCCGGATCCTGTTCGATGGCGAGGACGTGACTGCCCTGCCGCCCTATCGGCGGGCCAAGCGCGGCCTGATGCGCACCTTTCAGATCTCGCGCGAACTGGCCCAGCTCACGGTCTTCGAGAACGTCCTGCTGGCCGGTCAGCCGGTCGAGATCGAGAGCCCTTTCGCCGCCTTCCTGATGCCCCGGACGGTCCGGCGCGAGGAACGCCGGCTCGCCCGGCGCGCAGAGGAGCTGCTCGAGCGCGTCGGCCTGTTCCGGCTGGCCGACATGCCGGCGGCCGGGCTCTCGGGCGGCCAGAAGAAGCTGCTCGAACTCGTGCGAGCCCTGATGCTCGAGCCGAAACTGATCCTGCTCGACGAGCCGGCGGCGGGCGTCAGTCCGCCGATGGTCCGGGAATTGGCGCGGACGATCCGCGAGCTGCGCGACGAGGGACTGACCATCGGCCTGGTCGAACACGACATGGAGTTGGTGGCCGAGCTGGCCGATCGCGTCGACGTCCTCGCGGAAGGCCGCAACCTGACCGGCGGTTCCTTTCAGGAGGTAACGCGGGACGCGCGGGTGGTCGAAGCCTATCTGGGAGGCGTCGCGTGACGCCGGCCGTCTCCGCATCCGCTTCGTCCGCGCTCATAGCGCCGCTTTCGGTCCGCGATCTGCGAGTCGGCTACGGCGCCGGCGACATTCTGAAGGGTGTGAGCTTCGAGGTGCCGCCGGGCGCGATCTTCACGATCGTCGGGCCGAACGGCTCCGGCAAATCCACGCTGATCAAGGCGGTCGCAGGTCTCGTGCCCGCGCGGGAGGGTGCGGTTCATCTGCTCGGAAGCGACATCACACGATTGCCCGCCAACCAGAGGGTGAACAACGGCCTGGCCTACGTTCCGCAGGAGCACAACGTCTTCCGCAACATGACGGTCGGCGAGAATCTCAAGCTCGCGACCGAGTTCCTGGACGCTACCCGCGTCGCGACGAAAACGCAGCGTGACAAGGTGCTGGAGATGTTTCCGGACGTGGCCGAACGGCTGCAGTTGCAGGCCGGGAACCTCAGCGGCGGACAGCGTCAGATGCTGGCCTTCGCCTGCGCCCTGATGGCGAACCCGGAGCTGCTCTTGCTGGACGAGCCCTCCGCGGGGTTGTCGCCCAAGTTCGTGGAGCAGATCTTCGCCGCCGTGCGAACGGTGCGCGACTCAGGCGTTACCATCTTCATGATCGAGCAGAACGTGGCGGCCTCCCTGCCCTTCTCGGACACGGCCCTGGTGCTGGTCGCCGGCGAAGTGCGGCTGGTCACGGCGGCCGACCGCCTGCTCGCCGACCACGACCTGCACCAACTCTACCTGGGCCGCGCGGCATGATCGCTCAGCTCGCCATCAACGGCCTGATCACCGGCATGATCATCGCCCTGCCGGCGGTCGCGCTGACCCTGATCTTCTCGATCCTGAAGTTCCCCAACTTCGCGATCGGCGGCATGCTGACGGCCGGAGCCTACCTGGCCTGGGCTTTCAACACGCTCGCCGGTCTACCGCTGCTGGCCGCGGCCTTCGCAGCCATCCTCGCCTTCTCGGCGATCATGGTGGCGAGCGACAAACTGGTCTTCCGACCACTGCGCGACCGTGGTCCGATCACGCTCCTGGTCGCCTCGATGGGCCTCTCCTTCATCCTCGAGAACGTCTGCCGCCTGTTCTTCGGCAATCTCGCCCGCAACTTCGATATCCCGATCGAACGGCCCTACCGTATCGCCGGTCTGCGGATCAACCCGGAGCAGATCACCACCGCGATCGTCACCTTGCTGGCCATGGCGGCGGTCTACCTGCTGCTGCGTCACAGTCCCCTCGGCCGCGCCATGCGCGCCGTCGCCGACAACCCCTCGCTGGCAGCCGCGCGCGGCATCGATCGCGACCGCACGATCATGTGGACCTGGATCCTGGCCGCGAGCCTGACCGTCATCGCCGGCGTGCTGGTCGGCATGGACCGCGCGATCGATCCGATGATGGGCTGGAGCTACATCATCACCATCTTCGCGGCGGCGATTCTCGGCGGGTTGGGCAGCCCGGTGGGGGCCGTTCTGGGGGCGCTTGCGGTCGGCCTGGTGCAGGAACTCTCCGTGCTCGTCATCGAGTCCCAATATCGACAGGCCGTCAGCTTCGTCGCCATCGCACTGCTGCTTCTCTTCCGTCCGCAGGGACTACTGGGCCAAGTGAGGATCGCGCGGTGATCGCCTACCTCGTCACCATCCTCACCCTCGTCAGCATCGCCGCCATTCTCGCGCTCGCCCTCAATCTGCAGTGGGGCCTCTGCGGCATGGTCAATTTCGGTATCGTCGGCTTTTTCGCCCTCGGCGCCTACACCGCCGCGCTGCTGGCCATGGCCGGGGTCGGCCCCGTGGCGGCGACCTTCGGCGCGATCGCGATCTGCGCCGCGGCAGGTGCCCTGGTCGCGCTGCTGTCGCTCAGACTGGCCGAGGAGTACCTCGCCATCGTCACCTTGGGATTCGGCGAAATCGTCCGCCTTGTCTCGCTGAACGAGGCCTGGCTGACCGGCGGCGCGCTGGGCCTGCCGGGCATTCCCCGCCCCTTCTTCGATCTCGTTCCCGCCGGGTCCTACGAAGTCTATTTCCTCGGACTCTGCCTTCTGGTGCTGTTCGGCGTTTTCCTCGGTCTCGAGCGCCTGACGCGCTCGCCGTTCGGGCGCCTGGTGCGCTCGGTGCGCGAGGACAGCGTCGTGGCCGCGACATTGGGCAAGAACGTGGTGCGCACCCGTGTGATCGCCTTCGCCATCGGCAGCGGTGTCACCGCGATCGCCGGTGCCCTGCACGCCTTCTTCTTCAGCTACATCGACCCCAGCCAGTTCACCCCGATCGTCTCCGCCTATGCCTTCATGGCGGTGATCGCCGGAGGCCGCGGCAGCAATCGCGGCATCCTGCTCGGCGCCTGTACGGTCATGGTGCTGCTGGAGGGCAGCCGCTTCCTGAAGGACTTCGTCGAGGTTCTCGATTCCGATCAGCTCGCCGCAGTGCGCCTGATCCTGATCGGACTCGGCCTCATCCTCTTCCTGATCTTCTACCCGCAGGGCTTCGGCCGGGAGCCGCGCCTGAGCGCCGGCCGCCTGCTCGACAGGCCGGACGCCCCGCATCCCACCTTGCCACAACCTGGAGACCAGAATGGCCCGCGTCAGTCCCGTCCCATCGTCCGCGCTGCCGCCCCGGATCGCTGAAATCTTCGAGGCCTACGCCGGCACCTACGGCCCCTTTCGCAATCAGGTCGAGGTAATGGCGCACGTGCCGGCGGCCGTCGAGCATATCCCGGCGCTGCTGATGGATCTGAAGCGCGAGAAAGCCGTGCCCTGGCGTTACATCGAGTTGGCGATCGTCGTCGTCTCCAAGCTGAACGACTGCGAGTACTGCGTTGCGCATCATGCCCCCGTCCTGGAGGTCGAGGGCGTTTCGCAGGCCGGCATCGCGCGCATCCTGGACTACGACGACCACCCCGAACTGGATGAGGCCGATCGGGTCGTCATCGAATACGCGATCCAGGTCACCCAGACGCCCCAGCGGATCCGCGACCGCATGTTCGAGCGGCTGCGCGCGCACTTCACCGAAGCGCAGATCGTCGAGTTGACCCTGCGCATCGCCCTTTGCGGCTTCTTCAACCGCTTCAACGACGCGCTGATGATCCAAATGGAGACCGAAGCCGAACAGGCCTGACCATTGCCACGAACCTGACCACGCGACGAACACGAGCCCGCAAAGATCGGGCCGAGGGAGAGCACTTCAAAGAAAACAGAGTTTCACGAGGAGACAGGAAAGATGTCCAAGACCGAACGATCCACCCGAACCTCCATCACCCGGCGCCGGGCGCTTCAGGGCATGGGCGCCCTGGCCGGAGCCGCCGTGGCAGCGCCCTGGGTCCGCCCGGCCGCCGCCAACGAGCCGATCCCCATAGGCATGGTCATTCCCTTCACCGGCGCGACCGGCGCCTACGGTCCGGAAATGGAGAAGGCCGCGCGTCTCGTGGCCAAGCAGATCAACGACGCGGGCGGCCTGCTCGGCGGCCGGCAGATCGAACTTATCATCGAGGACTCGGAGAGCATTCCGACCGCCGGCGTTGCGGCCACGAAGAAACTGCTTGAGGTGAACCGGGTCGAGGCGATCATCGGCTATTGGGGCAGCCCGATCGCGATGGCCTCCAAGCAGCTGATCCTCGACGCCGGCAAGGTCATGATGGTCTCCTGCGCCGCCGACGCCGTGACCCAGGAGCCGCACGGAGGGCACATCTGGCGCTTCCAGGCCAAGAGCACGCAATGGGGACCTGCCGGCGCGAAGATCATGCAGCAGAACGGCCAGAACAGAGTGGCCGTGCTGGCGCAGCAAAATCCCTTCGTCATCTCGATGGTCGAGCCCTTCCGTGCAGAGATCGAGCGCAACGGCGGCGAGATCGTCAAGGAGGTGGTCTACAACCCCGATCAGCCGTCGTATCGCGCCGAGGTCGAAGAGGTCTTCGCCATGGAGCCGGACGGCGTGTTCATCCCCGGCCTGCTGACCGACTTCAGCTCTATCGTGAAGGAGTACTACCGCGCCGGCTTCACCACGCCGATCACCTCCCTCTCGATCGCCGCTGACGCCAACGGCAAGTTCCTGGAGAACGTCGGCGCGGAAATCGCCGAAGGCGTGCATCACTTTCAGCCGGCGCCGCCGATCGACAGCGAAAATTACAAGCGTTTCCTCACGGAGATGGGCGAGTCCGCGGATACGGTCTTCCTCTTCGCCGGAAATGCCTACGACCAGATGTCGATGACGGCACTGGCGATCGAGAAGGCAGGCAACGCTGACGGCAAGGTCTGGACGAAAGAGGTGATGGGTCTCGCAAACCCTGGCGGCGTGAAGACCATGGATCCGATCGAAGCGCTGGATCTGCTGCGTGCGGGCGAGGACATCGACTTCATCGGCGCCGGATCGGACTGCGACTTCGACGATCAGGGCGACCAGGTGAACCGCCACTTCCTCCATCGCGTGATCCGCGACGGCGAGAACGTGAAGGTTCAGGTCATCACCTGACCTGGCGCCGGCACTTGAGAGGTCGCCCCTTCCCAGACAAAGCCTCGGGGAGGCCCGGTTAGAGCGAATTTCACGCCTCGAGACGGAGTCGACGGTCAACTCCGTCTCGAAGCGATCCTGCTCTCACCATCAGTTGAGAGGGCGATCCGCGTCTCAGGCGGAAGCGAAGCGCTTCCGCCTGAGACGATCGCGCTCTAGCCGACGCTTAGTCGCAGGCGTCGTTGGTCACCAGACGCAGGTCGACGAAGACGTCGACCTGCGCGTCCGGAGGCCCATCGGCGATGATCTCGCTGGCGATCTCCATCGCCTGCGCGCCCAATTGGTCGGGCTGCTGGGCGACGGTGGCCCCCATGCGGCACTCCTCCACCGCCCCGACCGCGTCATCGGTCGCGTCGAAACCGACCACCAGGATGTCGCGGCCCGAGGACTCGACGGCCTGCAGGGCGCCCAGTGCCATCTCGTCGTTATGGGCGAAGAGGGCATCGATCTCCGGCTGGGCGACGAGGATGTTCTCCATCACCGACAACCCTTCGGCCCGGTTGAAATTGGCGGTCTGGCGGGCCACCACTTCGACGTCCGGGCAGCTCTCGGCGATGGCCTCGTTGAAGCCGGCGCCGCGGTCGCGGGTGGCCGACACGCCGGGAATGCCTTCGAGCTCGACGACACTGCCCTCGGAGCCGATCTGCTCGCAGATGAAGGTTCCCGCCAGCACACCGCCGGCGGCATTGTCGGAGACCACGAAAGAGGCCAGCTCGACGGAGTTGACGCCTCGGTCGACGGCCACGACCGGGATGCCGGCTTCGATCGCGCCGCGCACGGCCGGCATGACGGCGTCGGAATCGGTCGGATTGACGATCAGCACCTGCACGTCGCGGGTCACCAGGTCCTCAATGTCCGAGACCTGCTTCGAGACGCTGTCCTGGGCGTCCACCACCACCAGGTCGAGGCCGAGTCTGCCGGCAGCTTCCTGGGCACCGTCGCGCAGGGTGACGAAGAAGGGGTTGTTCAGGGTCGACACCGACAAACCGATGGTGCCGTCTTCGGCCAGGGCCGGGCTGGCCATCAGGCCGATGACAGCCGTCAACATGAGCTTACGCACAGGCAGTCCTCCTCATTTGCTTCGTTGATCGCAACACTTCACTCAAGCGAGTCCGGCGGTCCAGGGTTCAGCGGCGCTTCGCTACGATGCGCTCGATCAGCAGGGCGGCCAGAATCACGCCGCCCTTGACGATCTGCTGGTAGAAGGACGGGACGTCCAGCAGGTTCATCCCGTTGTTGATGACGCCGATGATCAGGGCGCCGACCAGCGTTCCGAAGACGCCGCCGCGGCCACCGAACAGCGATGTGCCGCCAACCACGACGGCGGCGATGGCGTCCAGTTCGAAGGCCACGCCGGCCGACGGCTGGCCGGAGTTGACCCGCGAGGTCAGGATGATCGCCGCCAGCGCCGCGGCAAAACCGCAAAAGGCGTAAGTGAAGAGCTTGACCCGCCGCACCGGAATGCCGGACAGCCGGGCCGCTTCCTCGTTGCCGCCGATGGCGTAGATCGACCGGCCCAGCGAGGTGTGCCGCAGCAGGAAGTAGGAGACAGCCAAGAAGATCAGCATGATCCAGATCGGCGTCGGCAGCCACAGGATCTCGCCGTTACCGATCTGGTATATCGCCTCCGGCATGCCACTGATCGGGCGTCCTTCGGTGTAGGCCAAGGCGCCGCCGCGAAACATCGTCAGACCGGCCAGGGTGACGATAAAGGGGGCAATGCCGGCATAGGCCACGAAGGCGCCGTTCCAGAGGCCAAGCAGGGTGCCGATCAGCAGCATGGCGCCCATCGCCAGCCAGGGATACGCCAGCTGCAGGAAGGTCGGCTCCAGGCCTCGTTCGGGAACACCGAGAACCGCGATGCTGGCGCCGATCACGCCGGTCAGCGCCACCAGCGATCCAACCGACAGGTCGATGCCGCGACCGATGATCACCACGGTCATGCCGAAGGCGATGATGGCGTTGATCGAGATCTGCCGCAGGATATTGACGATGTTGTTCCAGCTCAGAAACCGGTCGGACATCACCGACAAGACAACGATCAGCGCCAGCAGCGCCAGCACCAGTCCGAACCGGGCCAACAGGGTGCCCCAGTCGAACAGCGGCCGGGGCGTTCCGCCCCCCGATCCGTTGCGCTCTTTATTGGGCCCCTGTGACATGGGCAACCACCTCCTCATGCGCGACCGGGGCGACCAGTTCGGTCGCGACGCGCCCTTCGCGGAAAACCAGAATGCGGTCGGAAAGACCGACGAGTTCTTCGGTGTCGCTGGATGAAACCAGGATGCCGAGTCCCTGGGATGCCAAGGACTGGATCACGTCGTACAGTTCGGCCCGGGCGCCGATGTCGACGCCGCGGGTCGGTTCGTCCAGCAGAAGCACCTTCGGCCGCGTGGCCAGGGCTTTGCCGACCACCACCTTCTGCTGGTTTCCGCCGGACAGTTCGCCGACGATCTTCATTGGGTCGGGCGGTCGCAAGGACAAACGCTCGATCCAGGTGCGGGCTTCCTCCTGCTCGCGGCGCGGCGACAGGAGGCCGTGTCTCGACACCTTCTTCAGGACCGCCAGGGTCAGGTTGTGGCGGACGGACATTCCCAGAACCAGACCCTGGCTCTTGCGGTCCGAGGGCACCAGCACGATCCCGCGGCCGATCGCATCGTGCGGCGACCGGATCGGCCGGCCGTCCCAGTCCGCCTCGCCCTCCAGCCCGAACAGCGCCGCCGGCACACGGCTGCGCCCGGAGCCGATGACACCGGCCAGACCGACAACCTCGCCGGCTGCCAAACAAATCTCGTTGGCCTCCAACCCATCAGCCTGAAATCGGAAGGTTCCCACCGGCTGCCCGCCGGTCCTGCGGCTGACCTGCTCCTGGGCGCGGACGGCACGGCCGACCATCATCTGGACGACCTGTTCCGGGGTGGCGTCGGACACGGAGACCGAGCCGACCAGCGCGCCGTCGCGCAGCACCGTCACTCGGTCGGCGATCCGGAAGATCTCTTCCAGCCGGTGGGAAATGTAGACCACGGCCACGCCGCTGCGCTGCACCCGCTCGATGAGCTGGAACAGCCGTTCCGTCTCATGGGCCGACAAGGCCGCCGTGGGTTCGTCCAGCACCAGGATGCGGCCCTCGCGCGCCAGGGCTCCGGCAATCTCGACAAGCTGCTGCTCACCGATACTCAGTCGCTCCACCTCGACCGCCGGATCGATATCCAGCTCGATATCGCGCAGCAGCGCCGCGGCGCGGACCCGCAGATCCCGGTGGCTGAGGACCGGCGGCAGGTCGCCCAGAAACAGGTTTTCCGCAACGCTGAGGCTGGGGACCAGGGCCAGTTCCTGATACACCATGACGATGCCGCGCGCCCGGGCATCGGCGACGTTCGACAGGGTTACCGGCTCACCGGCGACCGTCATCGTGCCGCCGTCGCGCCGCTCGACACCGGACACGATCTTCATCAGCGTCGACTTGCCGGCACCGTTCTCACCGACCAGGGCGTGAAGCTGGCCTTCTTCCAGCGTGAAATCGACGCCCTTGAGCGCTTGGAAAGACCCAAAGTTCTTCGTAATCCCCCGCATCTCCAGAAGCGGCATCAGGCGCTCCGCCCGGCGAGGAAGGCATCGATCTCGGCGCGTTTCGGTATCGCCGGCTGGGCACCGATTCGGGTGGCCGCGAGCGCGCCGGCGGCGTTCCCGAACCGCACCGCGTCGGGCAGCGCCAACCCCTCCCCCAATGCCACCGACAAGGCGCCGGTAAAGGAGTCTCCCGCCCCTGTCGTATCGACAGCCTCGACAGCAAAACCGGGGACACGACCCAGAGCGCGGCGCTCGGCCCAACAGGCGCCGGCCGCGCCCAGAGTCAGCACGACGGCTGGAACCCGTGCCGCGAGATTTTCGACGGCGATCTCAGGGTCGTCGGCGACGGCTTCGGCGGTAACTCCGGTCAGCAGCGCCGCTTCGCTTTCATTGACCAGCAGCAGATCGATATCGGCCAGGTGTCGTGGCTCCAGGGATTGTGCCGGGGCCAGATTGAGGGCGGTCCGCGCCCCCGCCGCCCGACCCATCCGCGCCGCCGCCATCACCGTTTCCAGCGGCGTTTCCAGTTGCAGCAGGACCGCCGATGCGCCCTCGAAAACTG
This genomic window contains:
- a CDS encoding TauD/TfdA family dioxygenase; translation: MSQPQSASDRTGGRSAWVRSDIALDRVTLPVDAKVREEMLAVVAHLRHRPLPTILLSPSVFELPASRRLAAEIQRLLDGGPRFCLVDRLPVEEMTSDEAKACYWLLSSLVCRPVAQKLDGTMIYDVRDTGLKADPGSGVRPDKTNIDLTFHNDNAYNARMPEVVGLLCLKTARSGGRSRVMSFQTAHRALLERAPQVVPRLYEPFWFDRQREHRDDEDPTFAAPIFVDAAGEVQARLGLHQVRNAYAMRGEELDSEGRQAIDALQQVFADPDLQFDFAMEAGQVQFVHNLTVGHSRTQFEDFEAPERRRHLVRLWLRDSGDRSYPG
- the bchI gene encoding magnesium chelatase ATPase subunit I yields the protein MSSAAKRLAFPFPAIVGQEEMRQALLISAVDPGIGGVLVFGDRGTGKSTTIRALAALLPEQQVILGCPYGCDPATPQGLCPVCEPADPAHGHEHLKPKVAKVPVPVVDLPLGVTEDRVVGALNLERALTHGEKAFEPGLLARANRGFLYIDEVNLLEDHIVDLLLDVAASGENLVEREGLSVRHPARFVLIGSGNPEEGELRPQLLDRFGLSVEVTTPEDLDTRIEVVRRRDNFERDPAAFCEVWAKDSDKLRRRLLSARKKLKGVEVSEAAYRRAATLCVSLGTDGLRGELTLVRAARALAALEGKAAVSDDHLRRIAPSALRHRLRRDPLDEAGSGVRVERALGEVFAA
- a CDS encoding branched-chain amino acid ABC transporter permease, encoding MIAYLVTILTLVSIAAILALALNLQWGLCGMVNFGIVGFFALGAYTAALLAMAGVGPVAATFGAIAICAAAGALVALLSLRLAEEYLAIVTLGFGEIVRLVSLNEAWLTGGALGLPGIPRPFFDLVPAGSYEVYFLGLCLLVLFGVFLGLERLTRSPFGRLVRSVREDSVVAATLGKNVVRTRVIAFAIGSGVTAIAGALHAFFFSYIDPSQFTPIVSAYAFMAVIAGGRGSNRGILLGACTVMVLLEGSRFLKDFVEVLDSDQLAAVRLILIGLGLILFLIFYPQGFGREPRLSAGRLLDRPDAPHPTLPQPGDQNGPRQSRPIVRAAAPDR
- a CDS encoding branched-chain amino acid ABC transporter permease, whose protein sequence is MIAQLAINGLITGMIIALPAVALTLIFSILKFPNFAIGGMLTAGAYLAWAFNTLAGLPLLAAAFAAILAFSAIMVASDKLVFRPLRDRGPITLLVASMGLSFILENVCRLFFGNLARNFDIPIERPYRIAGLRINPEQITTAIVTLLAMAAVYLLLRHSPLGRAMRAVADNPSLAAARGIDRDRTIMWTWILAASLTVIAGVLVGMDRAIDPMMGWSYIITIFAAAILGGLGSPVGAVLGALAVGLVQELSVLVIESQYRQAVSFVAIALLLLFRPQGLLGQVRIAR
- a CDS encoding LysR substrate-binding domain-containing protein; its protein translation is MRYDVDPVLLRTLIAVVDHGGATAAARQLSLTQSAVSQHLRKLEGHLACKLFERQGRRLMLTATGEVALGYARGILRMQDEMKARLDRPPVVGTVRLGTPDLYAAYLLPSVLGEFGRAFPEVQIELRCRLSHVLLDDLGRGEIDIALVTRQPSMAGGSRVRDEQLVWISGLGLDATARSPLPLAMLPAGNLYRTMALDALERSGRQWKVVCESASIGGLYAAVMSGLAVSVVARSTVTADVREVGRAEGLPNLPSVELILYRAPNATSDAVRCLEDYIRRKLRV
- a CDS encoding carboxymuconolactone decarboxylase family protein, with amino-acid sequence MARVSPVPSSALPPRIAEIFEAYAGTYGPFRNQVEVMAHVPAAVEHIPALLMDLKREKAVPWRYIELAIVVVSKLNDCEYCVAHHAPVLEVEGVSQAGIARILDYDDHPELDEADRVVIEYAIQVTQTPQRIRDRMFERLRAHFTEAQIVELTLRIALCGFFNRFNDALMIQMETEAEQA
- a CDS encoding ABC transporter ATP-binding protein, which codes for MTVVPREATGQADSGLLTIQGVSKHFGGVTAVDNCSLSIEAGTITAIIGPNGAGKSTLMNLIGGLYRPDSGRILFDGEDVTALPPYRRAKRGLMRTFQISRELAQLTVFENVLLAGQPVEIESPFAAFLMPRTVRREERRLARRAEELLERVGLFRLADMPAAGLSGGQKKLLELVRALMLEPKLILLDEPAAGVSPPMVRELARTIRELRDEGLTIGLVEHDMELVAELADRVDVLAEGRNLTGGSFQEVTRDARVVEAYLGGVA
- a CDS encoding ABC transporter ATP-binding protein, yielding MTPAVSASASSALIAPLSVRDLRVGYGAGDILKGVSFEVPPGAIFTIVGPNGSGKSTLIKAVAGLVPAREGAVHLLGSDITRLPANQRVNNGLAYVPQEHNVFRNMTVGENLKLATEFLDATRVATKTQRDKVLEMFPDVAERLQLQAGNLSGGQRQMLAFACALMANPELLLLDEPSAGLSPKFVEQIFAAVRTVRDSGVTIFMIEQNVAASLPFSDTALVLVAGEVRLVTAADRLLADHDLHQLYLGRAA